The following proteins are encoded in a genomic region of Ornithodoros turicata isolate Travis chromosome 6, ASM3712646v1, whole genome shotgun sequence:
- the LOC135398461 gene encoding uncharacterized protein LOC135398461 codes for MTAAARRYLNLATKVIRFQCHLRFSQVCLNQHVVPPALRCKPLVDTAYGRRLAKSYERNCLRARTQENKEIIFKTRKQLHAAERNIQRFLDINDFSRIIIARKEAELLEHKRRSAAHQHKLSVLCPKYSGLDDSTTVINLSSKRLDDDHTSVLTKGMNYAIIPRSIPVSEIVSEVEDRLRQVKDKTAAIAARNKVIGILQNANLPPKNITKAEQNALKDLRNDDTIVILPADKGKATVILNRDDYDSKMESILQDRSHFSELSGDPTAASERKIVAALRKLRTKKVITDSLYWKLFTSDGATPKIYGLPKVHKNNCPLRPIVSFIGAPSYNVSKFLAELLAPLMYKNDRSVKNSAEFCELIRDIRIDDGDVMMSFDVISLFTNVPIDVAVSVVRTKLRADVDLEDRTDLSVEDILELLKLCLGQTFFQFKSRFFKQTDGCPMGSPISTTIANLVMEFVEDKALEDAGQFITFYRRYVDDTFVIIKKNFTNTFFDKLNNIHPNIQFTCEEEKEKKVAFLDVLVQRDPCGNLKTSVYRKPCDTGQVLHYGSGHPLEHKRSVVRSLLSRAMKIPSDHQTRHEEITKAKADLRRRAYPEQFICDTYHRMTNTRPEQAERSQERPMSRKAVEANRDADSESRGSGSFNETGQERK; via the coding sequence atgaccgCCGCTGCTCGTCGATACCTTAACCTAGCGACCAAAGTGATCAGATTCCAGTGCCATCTTCGCTTCAGTCAAGTGTGTCTGAACCAGCATGTGGTCCCTCCTGCTCTCCGTTGCAAACCTCTGGTGGACACAGCATACGGACGACGCCTGGCCAAATCTTACGAAAGGAATTGCCTGAGGGCCCGCActcaagaaaacaaagaaatcaTCTTCAAGACGAGGAAACAACTTCACGCCGCTGAAAGGAACATTCAACGGTTTTTGGATATAAACGACTTCAGCAGGATCATCATCGCACGTAAGGAAGCGGAGCTACTTGAACACAAACGGCGATCAGCAGCACACCAGCACAAGCTTAGTGTGCTTTGCCCTAAATATTCCGGGCTGGACGACAGTACAACTGTGATCAACCTCTCTTCCAAACGACTGGACGACGACCACACCTCCGTGCTAACTAAAGGTATGAACTACGCCATCATTCCCCGAAGCATACCTGTTAGCGAGATTGTGTCGGAAGTAGAAGACAGACTGCGGCAAGTCAAAGATAAAACAGCAGCCATAGCGGCGAGGAACAAAGTAATCGGAATACTACAGAACGCAAACCTTCCGCCTAAAAACATCACAAAAGCTGAACAGAATGCTCTAAAAGACCTTCGCAACGACGATACAATTGTTATTTTGCCCGCCGATAAAGGCAAAGCGACTGTGATACTGAATCGTGACGATTACGACAGCAAGATGGAGTCCATCCTTCAAGACCGCTCCCATTTCAGCGAACTATCGGGTGACCCAACAGCTGCATCTGAGAGAAAGATTGTTGCCGCGCTCAGGAAACTCAGAACTAAGAAAGTAATTACGGACAGTCTGTACTGGAAACTTTTCACCTCCGACGGAGCGACACCGAAGATATATGGCCTACCGAAAGTTCACAAGAACAATTGTCCTCTGCGCCCCATTGTGTCCTTCATAGGTGCACCGTCCTATAACGTGTCTAAATTCCTGGCTGAACTGTTGGCACCTTTAATGTACAAGAACGACCGGTCGGTGAAGAACTCTGCGGAATTTTGTGAGCTCATCCGTGACATCCGCATAGACGATGGCGACGTCATGATGTCCTTTGATGTcatctccctgtttacaaacgtgCCCATTGACGTAGCTGTGTCCGTAGTTCGAACGAAGCTGAGAGCTGACGTTGACTTAGAAGACCGCACTGATCTTTCAGTTGAAGACATTTTAGAACTTTTAAAGTTATGCCTCGGACAAACCTTCTTCCAATTCAAGAGCAGGTTCTTTAAACAAACCGACGGATGCCCCATGGGCAGCCCAATTTCAACGACCATTGCCAACTTAGTCATGGAGTTTGTTGAAGACAAGGCCTTAGAGGACGCAGGACAATTCATCACCTTTTACAGACGTTATGTTGACgacacatttgtgattattaaGAAGAATTTCACCAACACATTCTTTGACAAGCTGAACAACATTCATCCTAACATCCAGTTCACgtgcgaggaggagaaagagaaaaaggtcGCCTTTTTGGATGTCCTCGTGCAAAGAGACCCGTGCGGAAACTTGAAGACCTCGGTTTACAGAAAACCGTGCGACACAGGCCAGGTCCTGCATTATGGTTCGGGGCACCCTCTTGAACACAAGCGATCGGTTGTTCGTTCCCTGCTTTCACGTGCCATGAAGATCCCTTCAGACCATCAGAcaagacatgaagaaataacaaaggccaaagcggaTCTACGAAGAAGGGCATACCCCGAGCAATTTATCTGTGATACATACCACCGAATGACGAATACACGCCCGGAACAGGCGGAACGTAGTCAAGAAAGACCCAT